Proteins encoded by one window of Cannabis sativa cultivar Pink pepper isolate KNU-18-1 chromosome 4, ASM2916894v1, whole genome shotgun sequence:
- the LOC115712740 gene encoding uncharacterized protein LOC115712740, with protein MTEKDVVPRTFRALVESADRKFARVRDVPAYGRVHNQHYFQKVFKAYMRLWKYQQENRSRLVETGLNRWEIGEIASRIGQLYFGQYMRTSEARFLVEAYVFYEAILNRRYFEGSKGLGKDLGVRFKELRFYARFLMVSFILSRTDMVNHLLDRFKALVDECKANYRDTNFKEWRQVVQEIVRFIKVDTSFMNARPLRYCATYDSHPASLPYVTRFHAKKVLKFKDALLTSYHRNEVKFAELTLDTFRMLQSLEWEPTGSFYQKRPLESKDNGSFTDHSGASGLIDINLAADMTDPSLPPNPRKAILYRPSVTHLIAVMATISEELPPDSVMLVYLSASGKVGRNVAPTEYMGGSQKLSRNKVQELSSTLSHSCVIDKGESSSGYYDKYLWFGPRGHGGSNNLYPGDIIPFTRRPLFLIIDSDNSHAFKVIHGAERGEPAALLLSPLRPSFKNPSDADIAQNGSQFTFFLTAPLPAFCQLIGFSNPAAENDVYNEAEEILSSAFSDWEVILLRSTNLDLVWAQVLSDPFIRRLILRFIFCRSVLSYFCSPEDNEQCLPTCLPSFPNSVSPDSKVVQSAVIRLAKHLKVADYFHFSDS; from the exons ATGACCGAAAAGGACGTTGTTCCGAGGACGTTTCGGGCGTTGGTGGAGAGCGCGGACCGGAAGTTCGCTAGGGTTCGTGACGTGCCTGCGTACGGAAGGGTCCATAACCAGCACTACTTCCAGAAAGTGTTCAAGGCGTACATGCGGCTATGGAAGTACCAACAGGAGAACCGGTCCAGGCTCGTTGAGACAGGGCTTAACCGATGGGAAATCGGTGAGATCGCTAGCCGGATCGGCCAGCTCTACTTCGGTCAGTACATGAGGACCAGCGAGGCTAGGTTTCTCGTCGAGGCTTACGTTTTCTATGAGGCAATTCTCAACCGGAGGTACTTTGAGGGATCAAAAGGCTTGGGTAAGGATCTGGGTGTGAGGTTCAAGGAATTGAGGTTCTACGCCAGGTTTTTGATGGTTTCTTTCATCTTGAGCCGTACGGATATGGTGAACCATCTTTTGGACCGGTTCAAAGCTCTCGTTGATGAGTGTAAAGCCAATTACAGG GATACTAATTTCAAAGAATGGAGGCAAGTGGTGCaagaaattgttagatttattaaagttGATACGTCCTTTATGAATGCTCGACCTTTGCGTTATTGTGCTACTTATGATTCTCATCCAGCATCTCTCCCGTATGTGACTCGATTTCATGCAAAGAAGGTCTTGAAATTTAAAGATGCGTTACTAACAAGCTATCACCGGAATGAG GTTAAATTCGCTGAACTTACATTAGACACATTTAGAATGCTACAATCTTTAGAATGGGAGCCCACTGGATCCTTTTACCAGAAGCGTCCACTAGAATCAAAGGATAATGGTTCTTTTACTGATCATTCTGGGGCTTCTGGATTAATCGATATAAACTTGGCAGCAGACATGACTGATCCATCTTTACCTCCAAATCCAAGGAAAGCTATTCTCTATCGTCCTTCTGTGACCCATTTAATAGCG GTTATGGCAACAATTTCTGAGGAGCTACCTCCAGATAGTGTTATGCTGGTGTACCTTTCAGCCTCAG GGAAGGTTGGTCGTAATGTTGCCCCAACGGAATACATGGGAGGGTCTCAAAAATTATCAAGAAACAAAGTCCAGGAGCTTAGCAGTACTCTATCTCATTCTTGTGTAATTGACAAGGGAGAGTCTTCAAGTGGATATTATGATAAATATTTATGGTTCGGGCCTAGAGGACATGGTG GTTCAAATAATTTATATCCTGGAGATATTATTCCATTTACACGTAGACCTCTTTTCTTGATTATTGACAGCGACAATAGCCATGCATTCAAG GTTATACATGGTGCAGAAAGAGGGGAGCCAGCTGCACTACTTCTTTCACCTTTGAGACCATCGTTTAAAAACCCGTCTGATGCGGATATAGCACAAAATGGAAGTCAATTTACATTTTTCTTGACTGCTCCCCTGCCAGCATTTTGCCAATTGATCGGCTTCTCAAATCCAGCAGCTGAAAAT GATGTTTATAATGAGGCTGAGGAAATACTCTCCTCCGCTTTCTCTGATTGGGAAGTTATTCTACTGAGATCTACAAATCTGGATTTGGTTTGGGCACAAGTTTTGTCTGATCCATTCATCCGACGACTTATTTTGAG ATTCATATTCTGCAGATCAGTGCTCTCTTACTTCTGTTCTCCTGAAGATAACGAGCAATGTTTACCAACGTGCCTACCCTCATTTCCCAATTCAGTCTCCCCAGATTCTAAAGTTGTTCAGAGTGCTGTTATTCGGCTTGCAAAGCATTTAAAAGTTGCTGACTACTTTCACTTTAGCGACTCGTGA